The following are from one region of the Erwinia billingiae Eb661 genome:
- a CDS encoding winged helix-turn-helix transcriptional regulator translates to MVEYTELDRLFEKSRADMELVRPVLNKIADKWTIMILTVICPQPARFNEIKKRLNITHKALADALKRLEKNGLVTRTVLPTTPIGVEYAITPLGHSLRGPFEALCQWAMEHGDSIDEANLSYDSRAI, encoded by the coding sequence ATGGTTGAGTATACCGAGCTGGACAGGCTGTTTGAGAAAAGCCGCGCCGATATGGAGTTGGTTCGTCCGGTGCTGAATAAAATCGCCGATAAATGGACGATCATGATCCTGACCGTGATTTGCCCGCAGCCTGCCCGCTTTAACGAAATTAAAAAACGGCTGAATATCACCCATAAAGCGCTGGCTGATGCGTTGAAACGGCTGGAAAAAAATGGTCTGGTGACGCGCACCGTGTTACCGACAACGCCGATTGGCGTGGAATATGCCATTACGCCGCTGGGGCATTCATTACGCGGCCCCTTTGAGGCGCTGTGTCAGTGGGCGATGGAACATGGCGACAGTATTGATGAAGCCAATCTTAGCTATGACAGTCGCGCTATTTAA
- a CDS encoding SDR family NAD(P)-dependent oxidoreductase: MSKMTDKVALIVGGAKGIGLAIAERLTAEGAVVFLTGRREEEVNAAVTQLGASVTGLVADAGIQSDIQQAIATITQRKGKIDLLVLNAGMSTPASLAEETAGHVNQLFSVNVQSHVTSFQAALSSLNDKASVVLIGSVASGLGVAGYGTYSATKAALRSYARTWSLELAPRGIRVNVVAPGPTDTDMMAAVPEAVRQTLIAPIPLGRMARPQEVAAAASFLLSEDASFITGVELLVDGGMANNLT, from the coding sequence ATGAGCAAAATGACGGATAAAGTTGCCCTGATCGTGGGGGGTGCCAAAGGCATCGGTCTTGCCATTGCTGAACGGCTGACCGCAGAAGGCGCGGTGGTGTTCCTGACGGGCAGGCGTGAAGAGGAAGTGAACGCTGCGGTTACGCAGTTGGGCGCGAGCGTGACCGGTTTGGTAGCCGATGCCGGAATACAGAGTGATATTCAGCAGGCGATTGCCACCATTACGCAACGCAAAGGCAAGATTGACCTGCTGGTACTTAACGCCGGCATGAGCACGCCCGCATCGTTGGCGGAAGAAACGGCCGGGCACGTCAATCAACTGTTTAGCGTCAATGTGCAAAGTCACGTCACGTCATTTCAGGCCGCGCTGAGTTCGCTCAATGACAAGGCCTCGGTGGTGTTGATTGGCTCTGTCGCCAGCGGACTGGGTGTGGCGGGGTACGGCACCTACAGCGCCACCAAAGCCGCGCTGCGATCTTATGCCCGCACCTGGAGTCTGGAACTGGCACCGCGCGGCATTCGTGTCAATGTGGTGGCGCCGGGCCCAACCGACACCGATATGATGGCCGCCGTGCCGGAAGCGGTTCGCCAGACGCTGATCGCGCCGATCCCGCTAGGGCGCATGGCACGTCCGCAGGAGGTGGCTGCTGCGGCGTCCTTCCTGTTAAGTGAGGATGCGAGCTTTATTACCGGCGTGGAACTGCTGGTGGATGGCGGCATGGCGAATAACCTGACCTGA
- a CDS encoding saccharopine dehydrogenase family protein, giving the protein MKTLLIYGATGYTGRMIAEQATSAGLNVILAGRNPVKLHELASELKLQASVFTLDDADRLAQELQSVSVVLNCAGPFAQTAEPLMKACIQLGIHYLDITAEINVYRLAESLNESALSSGSMLMAGVGWDVVPTDSLSVMLAQQVNTPVRLRIALQVAGSMSRGSAISAGEIISAGLLARVNGVLTTKANSATEWFDFGEGKVECLPLSFGDLVTAWHSTRIPNIEMYVHVSGDAFPSGDLSQLPDGPTPEEREKSIARALVEITAANGEIHDAVIETVNGYSYTPLAAIAAVSRVLNGDHQPGFQTPAKVFGPDFALTIPGTRIITR; this is encoded by the coding sequence ATGAAAACACTACTGATCTACGGCGCGACGGGTTACACCGGGCGCATGATTGCCGAACAGGCAACCTCAGCCGGACTGAATGTCATTCTCGCCGGAAGGAACCCGGTTAAGCTGCACGAGTTGGCGAGCGAGCTGAAACTTCAGGCATCAGTCTTCACGTTAGATGACGCGGACAGGCTTGCTCAGGAATTGCAGAGCGTGAGCGTGGTTCTCAACTGTGCTGGCCCGTTTGCCCAGACGGCTGAGCCACTGATGAAAGCCTGTATTCAGCTGGGGATCCATTATCTTGATATCACTGCTGAGATTAACGTCTACCGTCTGGCCGAATCGTTAAATGAGTCGGCGTTGTCGTCGGGGAGTATGTTGATGGCTGGCGTGGGCTGGGATGTGGTGCCGACTGATAGTCTGTCGGTCATGCTGGCACAACAGGTTAATACACCGGTAAGGCTAAGAATTGCGCTGCAGGTAGCCGGATCGATGTCGCGGGGATCGGCGATAAGTGCAGGAGAAATTATCAGTGCAGGTTTGCTTGCCCGGGTAAACGGGGTATTGACGACCAAAGCGAACAGCGCAACCGAGTGGTTTGATTTTGGCGAAGGCAAAGTTGAGTGCTTACCGCTCTCCTTTGGTGACCTTGTGACTGCCTGGCATTCAACCCGCATCCCCAATATTGAAATGTATGTGCACGTGAGCGGCGACGCGTTTCCTTCAGGTGATTTATCCCAGCTGCCTGATGGCCCGACGCCTGAAGAACGAGAAAAAAGTATTGCGCGCGCGTTGGTAGAAATCACCGCAGCCAACGGAGAGATTCACGATGCGGTGATTGAAACGGTGAATGGGTACTCTTATACCCCCCTCGCCGCCATAGCGGCTGTATCCCGCGTGCTGAATGGTGACCATCAACCGGGTTTTCAAACGCCCGCAAAAGTCTTCGGGCCTGATTTCGCCTTAACTATTCCGGGAACGCGGATTATCACCCGCTAA
- a CDS encoding VOC family protein translates to MLDHIFLAVNDTDHSVAFYTQTLAPLGITVRLDYDGKDGPPGHPNLKGFGAHGRIFFWLRTGLPGGSATHVGFVANSESQVDAAYAAAIAAGATDHGAPGARLYYDPRYYAAGVIDPDGHTLEFVYKSWQHTPS, encoded by the coding sequence ATGCTCGATCATATTTTTCTGGCGGTTAACGATACCGACCATTCCGTCGCGTTTTATACTCAGACACTGGCACCGCTCGGCATCACCGTCCGTTTGGACTACGACGGCAAAGACGGACCGCCGGGCCATCCCAACCTGAAGGGGTTTGGTGCACATGGCCGGATTTTCTTCTGGCTGCGCACGGGTCTACCCGGCGGAAGCGCTACCCATGTTGGCTTTGTGGCGAACAGCGAAAGCCAGGTAGATGCTGCCTATGCCGCGGCGATAGCGGCGGGTGCCACAGACCATGGCGCGCCTGGCGCACGCCTGTATTATGACCCACGCTATTACGCCGCCGGGGTGATCGATCCCGACGGTCATACGCTTGAATTCGTCTATAAAAGCTGGCAGCACACGCCATCATGA
- a CDS encoding AraC family transcriptional regulator: MLPYVVSRKDEKVFNLQLDELRELAAHARNWRTETGIPRVAMVQGNVPAEALAAVYEPMINLILRGSKSMTVGDRVFNYDPASYFVMSVDLPAIGSVHPTERGEPYLAVSLTIDPQRVAAMIEDLPPSAMQERPDGGAFSVASVTPELLDAWVRMLRLMKTPEDIAALAPGYEREILYHVLKGPHGWMLRDIASPGTMLARIGNAIHWLRHNFAEEFIVGALAEREAMSVSAFHRHFKAVTAMSPVQYQKRVRLLHARRMLLGRQQSVTFVAQEVGYKSVPQFNRDYARVFGLPPLKDVTQLRKAINVRDGQG; this comes from the coding sequence ATGCTGCCTTACGTTGTTTCGCGGAAGGATGAAAAGGTGTTTAACCTGCAGCTTGATGAATTGCGCGAACTGGCGGCCCATGCCAGAAACTGGCGAACTGAAACCGGCATCCCCCGTGTGGCAATGGTGCAGGGCAATGTGCCGGCTGAGGCGCTCGCCGCCGTGTATGAACCGATGATTAACCTGATCCTGCGCGGCAGTAAGTCGATGACCGTGGGAGACAGAGTCTTCAATTACGATCCCGCCTCGTACTTTGTCATGTCGGTGGATTTGCCCGCCATCGGCTCGGTGCATCCCACAGAGCGTGGTGAGCCATATCTGGCCGTCAGCCTGACCATCGACCCACAGCGTGTTGCGGCGATGATCGAGGATCTGCCACCGTCAGCGATGCAGGAACGACCGGACGGTGGGGCATTTTCAGTTGCCTCGGTGACGCCTGAACTGCTGGATGCCTGGGTCAGGATGCTGCGCCTGATGAAAACCCCTGAGGATATCGCGGCGCTGGCACCGGGATACGAACGAGAGATCCTCTACCATGTGTTAAAAGGTCCGCACGGCTGGATGCTGAGGGATATTGCCTCGCCGGGGACGATGCTGGCGAGGATTGGTAATGCGATTCACTGGTTGCGGCACAATTTTGCCGAAGAGTTTATTGTCGGGGCGCTGGCAGAGCGGGAGGCAATGAGCGTTTCCGCGTTTCATCGCCACTTCAAAGCCGTCACCGCGATGAGTCCTGTCCAGTATCAAAAGCGGGTGCGGCTTCTGCATGCCCGCCGTATGCTGCTCGGCAGGCAACAGAGCGTCACCTTTGTGGCTCAGGAAGTTGGCTATAAAAGCGTGCCGCAGTTTAACCGCGATTATGCCCGCGTCTTCGGTCTCCCGCCGCTGAAGGACGTCACGCAGCTGCGCAAGGCGATCAACGTACGCGACGGGCAGGGGTAA
- a CDS encoding SDR family oxidoreductase — MDQLLAMRVFIRITDARSLAKAADSLNLPRSSVSKLLQDLEQHLGAKLIERSTRSFTITPLGERYREQTREILAQLDEMDTAARYAKVNPQGKLRVDVGSSLANEIIIPALPEFHARYPQLELLLGVNDRPADLIGEGVDCVIRGGVLPDSSMIGRQLCTLDYVTCATSGYLSAHGTPVHPQDIKDNHQTVRYFFPHSGKSLPLQFSNGTDEFEIHGNTVVNISESTALTEALLTGMGIGQIFRFSAEHHFLSGRLIPLLEEWKQPSLPVQLVYPANLAEGAHVYITGRNKAALKTVQDELGSSVTCIEVDSTHGPDLDRLYRQIEAEAGGLDVVFANAGGGSMLPLGQITEEHVDQIFGQNVKSLIFTVQKALPLLRKGASIILAGSSASIEGTAAFSVYSASKAAVRNLARSWVLDLKGTGTRVNVLSPGPIRTPFLLDFAGDDPAHQQAMLDYLNTRIPLGRIGEPEEIAKVALFLASTDSSFVNGTELFADGGQAQV; from the coding sequence ATGGACCAACTTCTGGCTATGCGGGTGTTCATTCGTATCACCGATGCCCGTTCGCTGGCAAAAGCGGCTGATTCGCTAAACCTCCCCCGATCCTCCGTCAGCAAGCTCCTACAGGATCTTGAGCAGCATCTCGGCGCTAAACTCATCGAACGCAGTACCCGATCTTTCACCATTACCCCGTTGGGTGAACGTTACCGGGAGCAGACGCGTGAAATACTGGCTCAACTTGATGAAATGGATACCGCCGCAAGGTACGCAAAGGTAAATCCTCAGGGAAAACTGCGCGTTGATGTTGGTTCATCACTGGCTAATGAGATCATCATTCCGGCACTGCCCGAGTTTCATGCCCGTTATCCGCAGCTTGAATTATTGCTTGGCGTCAACGATCGTCCGGCTGACCTGATAGGCGAGGGGGTTGATTGCGTCATACGTGGGGGAGTACTTCCTGACAGCTCAATGATTGGCAGACAGCTCTGCACCCTTGATTATGTCACCTGTGCCACATCGGGGTATCTTTCGGCTCATGGCACGCCTGTGCATCCGCAAGATATTAAGGATAACCACCAGACTGTACGGTATTTCTTTCCGCACTCGGGGAAATCATTGCCTTTACAGTTCAGCAACGGAACGGACGAGTTTGAAATTCACGGTAACACGGTGGTCAATATCAGTGAGAGCACGGCACTGACGGAAGCCTTGTTGACGGGAATGGGTATTGGACAGATTTTTCGCTTTAGTGCTGAGCATCATTTCCTCTCCGGTCGTTTAATTCCGCTACTGGAGGAATGGAAGCAACCTTCGCTGCCTGTGCAGTTGGTTTATCCGGCCAACCTGGCTGAGGGTGCCCATGTCTATATCACCGGCCGCAACAAAGCGGCGCTTAAGACGGTGCAGGACGAATTGGGCAGTTCGGTAACCTGTATTGAGGTTGATTCAACCCACGGCCCCGATCTTGATCGTTTGTACCGTCAAATAGAAGCGGAAGCGGGTGGACTTGATGTGGTATTTGCCAATGCGGGTGGGGGATCCATGTTGCCTTTAGGGCAGATCACGGAAGAGCATGTTGACCAGATTTTTGGCCAAAATGTGAAATCGTTGATTTTCACCGTTCAGAAAGCATTACCTCTGCTGCGCAAGGGCGCTTCAATTATCCTTGCGGGGTCCAGTGCCAGTATTGAAGGCACCGCCGCCTTCAGCGTTTACTCCGCCTCGAAAGCGGCGGTGCGCAACCTTGCGCGGAGCTGGGTACTTGATCTTAAGGGCACCGGGACGCGAGTGAATGTGCTCAGCCCGGGGCCGATACGAACGCCGTTTCTGCTCGATTTTGCCGGCGACGATCCGGCACATCAACAGGCCATGCTCGATTATCTTAATACCCGTATTCCGCTGGGTCGGATTGGCGAGCCGGAAGAGATTGCCAAAGTGGCCCTGTTTCTTGCCTCAACGGATTCGAGTTTCGTGAACGGCACTGAGCTTTTCGCCGACGGCGGACAGGCTCAGGTTTGA
- a CDS encoding glucose 1-dehydrogenase produces MKLSGKTAVVTGASKGIGAGIAKALAAAGATVIVNYASSQRDAEKVVSHIRDEGGKATAIKADMSQSADITRMFDTIRQEFGTVDILVNNAGVAVFEMIEDLTEEAFHKQFNLNVLGYLLATREALKQFSPSGSIINISSILSTDPYLASSVYSATKGAVDTLTFALARELGAKGIRVNSILPGHTNTPGTDGDFAGELGEKLLAGTPLGRFGEPEDIGPVAVFLASDDAHWVTGESLRAAGGVRGVGY; encoded by the coding sequence ATGAAATTATCAGGCAAAACAGCCGTCGTAACCGGCGCGTCTAAAGGGATCGGTGCCGGTATTGCTAAAGCACTTGCTGCGGCAGGGGCTACGGTCATCGTCAACTATGCATCAAGTCAACGCGATGCGGAAAAGGTAGTGTCGCACATCCGTGACGAAGGTGGAAAAGCTACGGCTATAAAAGCGGACATGAGTCAGTCTGCGGATATTACGCGGATGTTTGATACGATCAGGCAGGAATTCGGCACCGTGGATATTCTGGTCAATAATGCCGGCGTGGCGGTGTTTGAAATGATTGAAGATCTGACCGAAGAGGCCTTTCATAAGCAGTTTAATCTGAATGTGCTGGGTTACCTGTTGGCCACGCGTGAGGCGCTAAAGCAATTCAGCCCGTCTGGCAGCATTATCAACATCAGTTCGATTCTGAGTACCGACCCGTATCTGGCTTCAAGCGTTTACTCCGCCACCAAAGGCGCGGTCGATACGCTCACGTTTGCCCTTGCCAGAGAGTTGGGGGCAAAAGGGATCAGGGTAAATTCGATCCTGCCGGGGCATACCAACACCCCTGGTACGGACGGGGATTTTGCCGGTGAGCTGGGTGAAAAGCTGCTGGCCGGAACACCTCTGGGCCGTTTTGGCGAACCAGAGGATATTGGTCCCGTTGCGGTATTCCTGGCCTCTGATGATGCACACTGGGTCACGGGCGAATCATTGAGAGCCGCCGGTGGCGTCCGGGGCGTCGGTTACTGA
- a CDS encoding AraC family transcriptional regulator: MLDGMNTVMNELRSYVLPADNKWTATELPRVSMVNAEACANQIYQPMMHFVLQGEKTLSIGGQMYRYTAGTYFVVPVDMPATGEIFADGPDKPFQAVSLTLDAHIIASLLAANSDMPVRPANDSYAPVATSPELLDAWLRMMRLLARPGDATVLAPMIEREILFRVLQGPSGDVLRNIACPDGHLSQIRRSINWIRDHYAEPLRAEALADIANMSVAAYYRHFKAITHMTPIQYQKQLRLIRARWLLIFEPSDVAIVAFSVGYESASQFSREYARLFGRPPARDAAHFRSLPTLPIAHQGRPTTA; encoded by the coding sequence ATGCTCGACGGGATGAATACAGTGATGAATGAACTTCGCAGCTACGTGTTGCCTGCTGATAATAAGTGGACAGCAACGGAGCTTCCTCGCGTCTCGATGGTCAACGCGGAAGCCTGTGCCAATCAGATCTACCAGCCTATGATGCATTTTGTCCTGCAGGGAGAGAAAACACTGTCCATTGGTGGGCAGATGTATCGCTACACTGCGGGGACGTATTTCGTGGTGCCTGTGGATATGCCGGCCACAGGGGAAATTTTCGCTGATGGTCCAGACAAGCCTTTTCAGGCGGTCAGCTTAACGTTAGATGCGCACATCATTGCCTCGCTGTTGGCCGCGAACAGTGACATGCCTGTCAGGCCTGCGAACGATAGCTATGCTCCGGTAGCCACCTCACCGGAACTGCTTGATGCCTGGCTGCGAATGATGCGATTGCTGGCGCGGCCAGGTGACGCGACAGTGCTGGCGCCGATGATTGAGCGTGAAATTTTGTTCAGAGTGTTACAAGGGCCGTCAGGTGACGTGCTGCGTAATATTGCCTGCCCGGATGGGCATTTGTCGCAGATTCGCCGTTCGATTAACTGGATACGCGATCACTATGCGGAACCTCTGCGCGCAGAGGCGTTAGCTGACATCGCGAACATGAGCGTCGCGGCCTATTATCGCCATTTCAAAGCCATCACCCATATGACCCCGATCCAGTACCAGAAACAATTACGCCTGATCCGCGCACGGTGGCTGCTGATATTTGAACCCAGCGATGTGGCGATCGTTGCCTTTTCGGTGGGTTATGAAAGTGCTTCACAATTCAGTCGTGAATATGCCCGCCTTTTTGGGCGACCTCCGGCACGCGATGCAGCGCATTTCAGGTCTTTACCCACTCTTCCGATCGCCCACCAGGGCCGTCCCACAACCGCATAA
- a CDS encoding TetR/AcrR family transcriptional regulator — protein MRTGRPRQFDRDEAVRQAMHLFWDRGFDSTSLSQLKSAIGNGITAPSFYAAFGSKEKLFQEAVDCYLQSHGRVTEALWQDELPPRDAIESTLLRSARMQCADDHPKGCMVTLGLMSVSTDEHKYLLSPLEQSRKKTCDGFIHCVNRGLLSGELPAGTSAKTLGLTFNSFLTGVSTLARDGVPFEDIERSIRQVMRLWDGPGGRSEEWVKT, from the coding sequence ATGAGAACGGGCAGACCAAGGCAGTTTGATCGCGATGAAGCGGTGCGACAGGCAATGCACCTGTTCTGGGATCGCGGCTTTGACTCGACCTCGCTGAGTCAGTTGAAAAGTGCGATCGGCAACGGCATTACCGCGCCGAGCTTTTATGCGGCGTTTGGCTCAAAAGAGAAGTTGTTTCAGGAAGCGGTTGACTGCTATTTGCAGTCACACGGGCGCGTGACCGAAGCCTTGTGGCAGGACGAACTGCCGCCGCGCGACGCCATTGAATCCACCCTGCTACGTTCGGCACGCATGCAGTGTGCAGACGATCATCCCAAAGGCTGCATGGTCACGCTGGGCCTGATGTCGGTGAGTACCGATGAGCACAAATACCTGCTCAGCCCGCTGGAGCAATCGAGAAAAAAGACCTGCGACGGGTTTATTCACTGCGTCAATCGCGGCCTGTTGAGCGGCGAGCTGCCTGCCGGGACGTCCGCGAAAACCCTGGGCCTCACCTTTAACAGTTTTCTCACCGGGGTTTCCACGCTGGCACGCGATGGTGTGCCTTTTGAGGATATTGAACGGTCAATCCGGCAGGTTATGCGGTTGTGGGACGGCCCTGGTGGGCGATCGGAAGAGTGGGTAAAGACCTGA
- a CDS encoding MFS transporter codes for MALLALAMTGFICIVTETIPAGLLPQISAGLTISLSLAGQMVTAYAAGSLIAAIPLTIATRTWRRRSVLLITIVGFLLFNTLTALSTNVVLTLAARFLAGASAGLAWSLLAGYARRMVPVSLQGKAMALAMVGTPIALSLDVPLGTWLGNLLGWRLTFAVMSGLSVLLVAWVLLAVPDFAGQSGQQKMALKNVFTTPGVRPVLGVVFTWMLAHNILYTYIAPFVAPAGLENKVSLILLIFGLAALVGIFITGRIVDRHLRLAVLISLAVFALISLIFAVASTSPAVIYAGVAVWGLSFGGAATLLQTALADAAGEGADIALSMNVVVWNSAIAAGGMSGGMLLEQAGVTSFPWVMLILLLLSFAIASRASKHGFSKAGRPVCSIASS; via the coding sequence ATGGCGCTGCTGGCACTGGCGATGACCGGCTTTATCTGCATCGTCACGGAAACCATCCCAGCCGGTCTGCTGCCGCAAATCAGCGCCGGACTGACGATTTCACTGTCGCTTGCCGGCCAGATGGTGACGGCGTACGCCGCCGGATCGCTGATTGCCGCCATCCCGTTGACCATCGCCACCCGAACCTGGCGGCGTCGCAGCGTTTTGCTGATCACAATTGTTGGATTTTTGCTGTTCAACACCCTGACCGCGCTGTCGACCAACGTGGTGCTGACGCTGGCCGCGCGTTTCCTGGCGGGCGCATCCGCCGGATTAGCCTGGAGCCTGCTGGCAGGCTACGCCCGCAGAATGGTGCCGGTTTCATTGCAGGGAAAGGCGATGGCGCTGGCGATGGTTGGTACGCCCATTGCCCTGTCGCTGGATGTGCCGTTGGGCACCTGGCTGGGGAATTTGCTGGGATGGCGGCTGACGTTTGCCGTGATGTCGGGCTTATCGGTGCTGCTGGTGGCCTGGGTTCTGCTGGCCGTGCCTGATTTTGCCGGGCAAAGCGGGCAGCAAAAAATGGCGCTGAAGAACGTCTTTACCACGCCTGGCGTGCGCCCGGTACTCGGCGTGGTGTTCACCTGGATGCTGGCCCACAACATTCTTTACACCTATATCGCCCCGTTTGTGGCACCGGCCGGACTGGAAAATAAGGTCAGCCTGATTTTGCTGATTTTTGGTCTGGCGGCGCTGGTGGGCATCTTTATCACCGGGCGGATTGTCGATCGTCATCTTCGTCTGGCCGTCTTAATTTCGCTGGCGGTGTTCGCACTTATCTCACTGATTTTCGCCGTCGCCTCAACGTCGCCTGCGGTGATTTATGCTGGCGTGGCGGTGTGGGGCCTCAGCTTTGGCGGTGCTGCCACCTTGCTGCAAACCGCGCTGGCCGATGCCGCCGGTGAAGGGGCAGACATAGCGCTGTCAATGAATGTGGTGGTGTGGAACAGCGCGATCGCCGCAGGTGGCATGAGCGGAGGAATGTTATTAGAACAGGCTGGCGTCACCTCTTTTCCCTGGGTAATGCTTATACTTTTGCTGCTGAGTTTTGCCATCGCGTCCCGCGCCAGCAAACACGGTTTCAGTAAAGCAGGCAGACCCGTTTGTTCAATCGCCAGCTCATAA